A section of the Marinoscillum sp. 108 genome encodes:
- a CDS encoding DUF4136 domain-containing protein → MSNRISSPDKSSLFLLLFSFLFSCHPKVVDFVNTKSNFNAFDSYLVVNFKANQTDISEEGRKILSEIEQNIHLEMNRRAYRPINTNPDLVVRYELISNQAIKTQQNNYGYSPYSTFPSQSYITVKAVLESALLIEITDVKTKKLVWQASVDMDKYTKKSKQEEIIKDAVTNLFDTYLYRANSNTPDESLISAK, encoded by the coding sequence ATGTCTAATCGCATTTCCTCTCCGGATAAATCTTCTCTATTCCTTCTGCTTTTTTCTTTTCTTTTCTCATGTCATCCCAAAGTCGTTGATTTCGTCAACACCAAGTCTAACTTCAATGCATTTGACAGCTATTTGGTGGTTAATTTCAAGGCCAATCAAACCGATATCTCCGAAGAAGGCCGAAAGATTCTTTCTGAAATAGAACAAAACATTCACCTAGAAATGAACAGACGAGCTTACCGCCCCATCAACACCAACCCGGACCTGGTGGTGAGGTATGAGCTCATTTCTAACCAAGCCATCAAGACCCAACAAAACAACTACGGATACTCTCCGTATTCCACTTTTCCCTCGCAAAGCTATATCACCGTAAAAGCGGTACTGGAATCGGCACTGCTAATAGAAATCACAGACGTGAAAACAAAAAAACTGGTCTGGCAGGCAAGTGTGGACATGGACAAGTACACCAAAAAAAGCAAGCAGGAAGAAATCATCAAAGATGCTGTCACTAATCTCTTCGATACTTACCTTTACCGGGCAAACTCGAATACTCCTGACGAATCTTTGATATCAGCTAAATGA
- a CDS encoding sodium-dependent transporter, with protein sequence MSNRGSFSNKLGFILAAAGSAVGLGNIWSFPFEVGAGGGAAFLLVYLFFCFILCFPVMVTEIAIGRKTQLNPAGAYEALGFKKWRILGLLGIISGVVILSFYNVVAGWAFGFFIELLTGHFEIGSQFSTFIKDVFKVGLYAMVFMFATAFIVSKGVSGGIERASKILMPTLITMILGLVVYSLTLDHAFEGIKFYLVPDFSELTLSVMGNAMGQAFFSLSLGMGALITYGSYVGKNDNIVTSAAFITLADVGIAFIAGLMMFPMVAYLTDGTMEGAGQGAGLIFTVLPGAFESLGPLLGVVIGSLFFLLLSFAALTSTVSLLEVPVAYIVDEKKIKRNRAVWIMATIIFVLGIPSLLSNGYSGFFSSFITYVGAENATSFMDFAQNVANDTFLPLGGCLISIFAAYAWKTKNLNEEIALGYPNYMGSFIQKYLNFAVTILCPLVLGTMFLLTLLQTFFGVTLF encoded by the coding sequence ATGTCAAACAGAGGATCATTCTCCAATAAATTGGGTTTCATTTTAGCAGCAGCCGGATCGGCAGTAGGGTTGGGTAATATTTGGAGTTTCCCTTTTGAGGTGGGTGCAGGTGGCGGTGCGGCCTTTTTGCTAGTCTACCTGTTCTTTTGCTTTATCCTCTGCTTTCCTGTGATGGTAACCGAGATTGCCATCGGAAGAAAAACACAGCTTAATCCCGCAGGAGCTTACGAAGCACTGGGTTTTAAAAAGTGGCGTATTTTGGGCCTTCTGGGCATCATCAGTGGGGTGGTGATTCTCTCTTTTTACAATGTAGTTGCCGGTTGGGCTTTTGGTTTTTTCATTGAACTCCTAACCGGGCATTTTGAAATAGGAAGTCAGTTTTCCACGTTCATTAAGGATGTCTTCAAGGTGGGACTCTATGCAATGGTATTCATGTTTGCTACCGCCTTCATCGTATCCAAAGGGGTATCTGGAGGGATTGAGCGGGCCTCCAAAATATTAATGCCAACATTGATTACCATGATATTAGGTTTGGTCGTTTATTCCCTGACACTAGATCATGCATTTGAAGGCATTAAATTCTACCTGGTGCCCGACTTTTCTGAGCTTACCCTGAGTGTCATGGGCAATGCCATGGGACAGGCCTTCTTTTCGCTTTCTCTGGGAATGGGTGCGCTGATCACTTATGGCAGTTATGTAGGTAAAAATGATAATATTGTGACGTCTGCGGCATTTATCACTTTAGCGGATGTTGGAATTGCTTTTATTGCCGGACTAATGATGTTTCCTATGGTAGCCTACCTCACTGATGGCACCATGGAAGGAGCCGGCCAGGGCGCAGGCCTGATTTTCACTGTGCTGCCTGGGGCTTTCGAAAGCCTGGGGCCCCTACTCGGCGTGGTAATTGGTTCCTTGTTCTTTTTGTTGCTCTCCTTTGCAGCCCTGACCTCCACCGTTTCCCTTCTGGAAGTACCCGTAGCATATATAGTAGACGAGAAGAAAATCAAGAGAAACCGTGCTGTATGGATCATGGCGACCATTATTTTCGTTTTGGGTATCCCGTCACTCCTTTCCAATGGATACTCAGGGTTTTTCTCCAGCTTCATCACCTATGTAGGTGCCGAGAATGCCACTTCTTTTATGGATTTTGCACAGAATGTGGCCAACGATACTTTCCTGCCTTTGGGTGGATGTCTCATCTCCATCTTTGCGGCTTATGCCTGGAAGACAAAGAATCTGAACGAAGAAATCGCTTTGGGCTACCCCAATTATATGGGATCCTTTATCCAGAAGTATCTTAATTTCGCAGTAACAATTTTGTGTCCGCTGGTTTTGGGAACCATGTTCTTATTGACCCTGCTGCAGACTTTTTTCGGTGTGACGCTTTTTTAG
- a CDS encoding TonB-dependent receptor, protein MASIDMESFKKLTTKEKALSLNLDDRIYGTIAEIGGGQEVADYFFKAGAASGTIAKTMSAYDMTFSDAIYGKSERYVCEDKLMRMLNREYSLLSQRLTQRAKRSHFFAFANTVETINYKRTNEGHGWIGLRFQKHPNSDPNDCVIHVILKDNDPLWQQQVLGMVGVNLIHACYNYAEPEDILNSLIDNIHHSRVEVDMFKIEGPDFHHVDNRLMSLKLVKNGLTHAAMFDPKGKVLQPSAVLYKKNIFVLRGRFRPVTHVNVDMMLTGMRAFRNESDVEIKNIMPLVELTLNDLTMEGEVDETDFLDRVDLLCSLGQNVLISNYQEHYKLASYLSKFTRHKKLGIVLGYYNLQRIFDESYYENLKGGILESFGRLFGSNVKLYVYPAIDANSKEIVTSENFTPEVHLKNLYQYLKDNDQIEDVQGAKTENLHIISDDVLRMIENGEVGWEKFVPNKVSDAIKDHHLFNFPYEVPLDEEDL, encoded by the coding sequence ATGGCGAGTATCGACATGGAATCCTTCAAGAAACTGACGACAAAAGAAAAAGCACTCTCCCTTAACCTGGATGATCGTATATATGGTACCATAGCAGAAATAGGTGGCGGTCAGGAGGTTGCCGATTACTTCTTCAAAGCCGGAGCAGCATCTGGCACCATCGCCAAAACCATGTCGGCCTATGACATGACCTTCAGTGATGCCATCTATGGAAAGAGTGAGCGCTACGTTTGTGAGGACAAACTCATGCGAATGCTCAACAGAGAGTACTCACTCCTCTCCCAACGTCTGACCCAGCGTGCCAAAAGGTCACATTTTTTTGCATTTGCCAATACGGTAGAAACGATTAACTACAAAAGAACCAATGAGGGTCATGGCTGGATCGGGCTGCGATTTCAGAAGCACCCGAATTCTGATCCTAATGACTGTGTCATCCATGTGATCCTCAAAGACAATGATCCCCTATGGCAACAGCAGGTACTCGGGATGGTGGGCGTCAACCTCATCCACGCCTGCTACAACTACGCTGAGCCGGAAGACATTCTTAATTCCCTCATTGATAATATCCACCACAGTCGTGTTGAAGTGGATATGTTCAAAATAGAAGGCCCGGACTTTCATCATGTGGACAATCGGCTGATGAGCCTGAAACTGGTGAAAAATGGCCTGACCCATGCCGCCATGTTTGATCCCAAAGGCAAGGTACTCCAGCCATCTGCAGTGCTTTATAAGAAAAACATTTTTGTACTCCGCGGACGGTTCAGACCAGTAACGCATGTGAATGTGGACATGATGCTCACAGGCATGCGGGCTTTTAGGAATGAGAGCGATGTAGAGATCAAAAACATCATGCCATTGGTAGAGCTCACGCTCAATGACCTCACCATGGAAGGTGAAGTAGACGAAACAGATTTTCTGGACCGTGTAGACCTGCTCTGCTCACTTGGTCAGAATGTACTCATCTCCAACTACCAGGAGCACTACAAGCTGGCTTCCTATCTTTCTAAATTCACAAGACACAAGAAGCTAGGCATTGTACTGGGGTACTATAACCTTCAGCGGATTTTCGATGAGTCCTATTATGAAAACCTCAAAGGAGGAATCCTCGAGTCATTTGGAAGGCTATTTGGTAGTAACGTGAAACTCTACGTGTACCCGGCCATTGATGCCAACTCCAAGGAAATTGTCACTTCAGAAAACTTTACTCCTGAGGTTCACCTGAAAAATCTCTACCAGTATCTCAAAGACAATGATCAGATTGAGGATGTACAGGGCGCCAAAACAGAGAATCTTCATATTATCTCTGATGATGTGCTTAGAATGATCGAAAATGGTGAAGTGGGGTGGGAAAAATTTGTCCCTAACAAAGTATCCGATGCCATCAAAGACCACCACCTCTTCAACTTTCCGTACGAAGTACCTTTAGACGAAGAAGACCTCTAA
- a CDS encoding acyl-CoA dehydrogenase family protein, with protein sequence MEAVAQKSAIKGGEFIIRETSADEIFIPEHFTEEQKMMAAATQDFIDLEITPNVDRIDSMEPGLMPALMEKAGELGLLGVAVPEEYGGLGMNFNTSMLMADIIAASGSFSTAYGAHTGIGTLPILYYGTEEQKQKYLPKLASGEWKACYCLTEPDAGSDANSGKTKAKLSDDGKHYIINGQKMWISNAGFADLFIVFAKIDDDKNLTAFIVEKEFGGITMNDEERKLGIKGSSTRQVFFNDCTVPVENMLSERENGFKIAVNVLNVGRIKLGAGVINGCKTVASQATNYANERKQFGVSISSFGAVKAKLATMATKTYAIESAAYRAGQNIDDRIESLINEGMDPSKAKLKALEQFSIECAIIKIHGSEVLDFCVDEGVQIYGGMGFSEEAPMARAYRDARITRIYEGTNEINRMLLVGMMFKRAMKGELDLLGPAMAVGKELTSVPSFETPDMSAPLAEEKDVLKKLKKAALMVAGKAAETFGPTLNDEQEVLMHIADMLIEIYAAESTLLRTEKLMGIYGDEGSQLYQQMAKLYMHDAVQKIRNHGEEAVACFTEGDELKVLLMGMKRFTKINSVNTRDLRRAIADKMISENKFPYSLYK encoded by the coding sequence ATGGAAGCAGTAGCACAAAAATCAGCGATTAAAGGCGGCGAGTTCATCATCAGAGAAACATCAGCAGACGAAATATTCATTCCGGAACATTTCACAGAAGAGCAAAAAATGATGGCTGCTGCCACCCAGGACTTCATAGACCTGGAAATCACCCCTAATGTAGATCGAATAGACAGCATGGAACCGGGACTCATGCCCGCTCTAATGGAAAAAGCCGGCGAGCTTGGACTATTGGGAGTGGCTGTGCCCGAAGAGTATGGCGGGCTGGGTATGAATTTTAACACCAGCATGTTGATGGCCGACATCATTGCCGCATCGGGATCTTTTTCTACAGCCTATGGTGCGCACACTGGTATAGGCACGTTACCTATCCTATACTATGGCACAGAAGAGCAAAAGCAAAAGTATCTTCCCAAGCTGGCCTCTGGTGAATGGAAAGCTTGCTACTGCCTGACGGAACCGGATGCCGGATCTGATGCCAACTCAGGGAAAACCAAAGCAAAACTCTCAGATGACGGAAAACACTACATCATCAATGGTCAGAAAATGTGGATCTCCAACGCGGGCTTTGCAGACCTCTTTATTGTTTTCGCGAAAATCGATGATGACAAGAATCTAACCGCCTTTATCGTGGAGAAGGAATTTGGCGGCATCACCATGAACGATGAGGAGCGTAAGCTGGGCATCAAAGGTTCCTCTACCAGACAGGTGTTCTTTAACGACTGTACTGTGCCGGTGGAAAACATGCTTTCTGAAAGAGAAAACGGATTTAAGATCGCCGTGAATGTGCTGAATGTGGGTAGAATCAAGTTAGGTGCCGGAGTGATCAATGGCTGCAAAACGGTCGCCTCTCAAGCAACCAACTATGCCAATGAACGCAAGCAGTTTGGAGTATCTATCTCCAGCTTTGGGGCTGTTAAGGCCAAACTAGCCACCATGGCTACCAAGACTTACGCCATAGAATCAGCTGCTTACAGAGCAGGTCAGAACATTGACGATCGCATAGAATCGTTGATCAACGAAGGTATGGACCCAAGTAAAGCCAAACTGAAGGCTTTAGAGCAATTCTCGATTGAATGTGCCATTATCAAAATACACGGATCTGAGGTATTGGACTTCTGCGTGGATGAAGGGGTGCAAATCTATGGAGGTATGGGCTTCTCAGAAGAAGCACCCATGGCCCGGGCCTATAGAGACGCCAGAATCACCAGAATCTATGAAGGTACCAACGAGATCAACCGCATGCTCCTGGTAGGTATGATGTTCAAGCGGGCTATGAAAGGCGAACTGGACCTTTTGGGACCGGCAATGGCCGTAGGCAAAGAGCTGACGTCCGTGCCTTCTTTTGAGACTCCGGATATGAGTGCCCCACTGGCTGAGGAAAAAGATGTCCTCAAAAAACTGAAAAAAGCCGCACTGATGGTGGCCGGAAAAGCAGCTGAAACTTTTGGCCCTACCCTCAACGACGAGCAAGAAGTGCTCATGCACATCGCCGATATGTTGATTGAAATCTATGCTGCCGAGTCTACCCTACTGAGAACCGAAAAACTCATGGGTATCTATGGTGATGAAGGCAGTCAGCTGTATCAGCAAATGGCCAAACTCTATATGCACGATGCTGTTCAGAAAATCAGAAATCATGGCGAAGAAGCCGTGGCCTGCTTTACTGAAGGTGACGAACTCAAAGTTTTACTGATGGGTATGAAAAGATTCACAAAAATCAATTCCGTCAATACAAGGGACCTAAGAAGGGCCATCGCTGATAAAATGATATCAGAAAACAAGTTTCCTTACAGTCTTTACAAATAA
- a CDS encoding carboxypeptidase-like regulatory domain-containing protein, with protein sequence MRQYLITIYLAIFSQTMVLAQSTVSGVVSDQKGETLIGANVYLKDTYDGGTTDANGRFNFDAYETGAQVLVVSFMGFESVELPFLPDQENHFEIKLKEAFNTIDAVTISAGSFEASDKKKVVVLQSLDIATTAGATADITGALNTLPGTQTVGESGRLFVRGGTADETKIYVDGVEASNYYGASANNIPTRSRFSPFLFKGTFFSTGGYSAEYGQALSSALILNTLEVDPVSKVDLSIMSLGLEAGVTKAWEEQSLFAKVGYINLNPYNHLIDQRVDWKQGVVDWNTNVAYKKNLSNGGRLKALAMGNTSSMSLEQKTILNPSGVNAIGVNNKNGFVSANLELPVGETDHVYLGASSSWNEDHLIYNQTTIERPTFNQHLKAKYVHEFAPKSILNTGVELYYQHFEETIADSISLKFDYNQAHTAAFAELDQYITQNLVVRVGGRLSYLSLLKEARLAPRLSMAYKLDEYAQVSLASGLFYQAPGSEYLKLTDELNQQQAAHYILNYQRIKENKVFRVETYLKDYDQLVRFQSPYDPSTFSSDGDGYAYGLDVFWRDRGGIKNIDYWVSYSWMKSERKYLNYPEKTAPGFTSAHNFSFVIKRFFPLLKSQMGATYSLTSGRPYENPNLDGFNESRTDGYHDLSFNVAYLPTPRVVLYASATNLLGSDQVFGFNYASQPGENGMYASEAIRLPAKRFIFIGCFITIGAFNNQLENL encoded by the coding sequence ATGAGGCAATATCTAATCACAATCTACCTGGCTATTTTTTCTCAAACCATGGTTTTGGCACAGTCCACTGTCAGTGGGGTGGTCTCTGATCAGAAAGGGGAGACCCTGATCGGGGCGAATGTCTATCTCAAGGATACGTATGACGGTGGCACTACCGATGCAAACGGGCGTTTCAATTTTGACGCTTATGAGACAGGAGCGCAGGTATTGGTGGTTTCCTTTATGGGTTTTGAAAGTGTAGAGCTTCCATTTTTGCCGGATCAGGAAAATCATTTTGAGATCAAGCTGAAAGAAGCCTTCAATACCATAGATGCGGTCACCATTTCAGCTGGGTCCTTTGAGGCTAGCGATAAGAAAAAGGTAGTGGTGCTTCAGAGTCTGGATATTGCTACCACTGCCGGTGCTACGGCGGATATCACAGGCGCGCTGAATACATTGCCAGGTACTCAGACGGTGGGTGAGTCGGGGAGGTTGTTTGTGCGGGGAGGTACGGCCGATGAAACTAAGATCTACGTGGATGGTGTGGAAGCTTCCAATTACTATGGTGCTTCGGCTAATAATATCCCGACACGGAGCAGGTTTTCTCCTTTCCTTTTCAAAGGGACCTTCTTTAGCACCGGGGGCTATTCTGCGGAATACGGGCAAGCACTTTCTTCTGCGCTTATTCTGAATACCCTGGAGGTAGATCCGGTGAGCAAAGTAGACCTTTCAATCATGTCTTTAGGACTGGAGGCGGGTGTTACCAAAGCGTGGGAGGAGCAGTCGCTGTTTGCCAAAGTAGGCTATATCAACCTCAACCCATATAACCACCTGATTGATCAGCGGGTAGACTGGAAGCAAGGTGTTGTGGATTGGAATACCAATGTGGCCTATAAAAAGAACCTCTCCAACGGAGGAAGGCTGAAAGCTCTGGCTATGGGCAATACTTCCAGTATGTCATTAGAGCAAAAGACGATCCTGAATCCTAGCGGAGTGAACGCGATAGGGGTGAATAACAAAAATGGTTTTGTAAGTGCCAATCTGGAGCTGCCAGTTGGAGAGACGGATCATGTATATCTGGGGGCTTCTTCCTCATGGAATGAAGATCATCTCATCTATAATCAAACCACCATCGAACGGCCCACATTTAATCAGCACCTGAAAGCCAAATATGTACATGAGTTTGCCCCTAAAAGCATCCTCAATACTGGAGTAGAGCTTTATTATCAGCATTTTGAAGAAACCATTGCTGACAGTATCTCACTGAAGTTTGATTACAATCAGGCGCATACCGCCGCATTTGCGGAGTTGGATCAATACATCACACAAAACCTCGTGGTGCGGGTGGGCGGTCGTTTGTCGTATTTGAGTCTTCTCAAAGAAGCGCGACTGGCTCCGAGGCTTTCCATGGCCTATAAGCTGGATGAATATGCTCAGGTGTCGTTGGCATCAGGCCTTTTCTATCAGGCCCCCGGATCAGAATATCTGAAACTCACCGATGAGCTGAATCAGCAGCAGGCTGCACATTATATTCTCAACTATCAACGGATCAAGGAAAACAAGGTATTCAGGGTAGAAACCTATCTGAAGGACTACGATCAGCTGGTCCGCTTCCAAAGCCCATATGACCCCTCAACGTTCAGTAGCGATGGAGACGGGTATGCCTATGGCCTGGACGTGTTTTGGAGGGATCGAGGGGGAATTAAGAACATTGATTATTGGGTGTCATATTCCTGGATGAAGAGTGAACGAAAGTACCTCAATTATCCTGAGAAAACAGCGCCTGGGTTTACCTCAGCTCATAATTTTTCATTCGTCATCAAGCGGTTTTTTCCACTGCTAAAAAGCCAAATGGGAGCCACTTATTCCCTCACTTCAGGCAGACCTTATGAAAACCCCAACCTTGACGGCTTCAACGAGAGCCGTACAGATGGCTATCATGATCTCAGCTTCAATGTGGCTTATCTGCCCACGCCCAGAGTCGTGCTGTATGCATCGGCTACCAACTTGCTGGGGAGTGATCAGGTCTTTGGTTTCAACTATGCTTCTCAGCCTGGAGAAAATGGAATGTATGCCTCAGAAGCGATACGCCTTCCGGCTAAGCGATTCATCTTCATAGGCTGCTTCATTACTATCGGTGCATTTAACAATCAACTTGAAAACTTATAA
- a CDS encoding DUF2141 domain-containing protein, with translation MKTILLLLALSYMYPSVGQSPVNFTVYVKQFAHQEGKLRVALFNSEGKYLKEACREMGAEIDNLEVVSVTFEGLPSGEYAISIYHDENGNGQLDANFMGIPTEDYAFSNNAPSRFGPASYSDARIEVSTNNNTHTINLN, from the coding sequence ATGAAAACTATCCTTCTATTATTGGCTCTGAGCTATATGTATCCTTCAGTGGGACAGAGCCCTGTGAATTTTACCGTATATGTCAAACAATTTGCCCATCAGGAAGGCAAGCTTAGAGTCGCGCTGTTTAACAGTGAGGGCAAGTATCTCAAAGAGGCCTGTAGAGAAATGGGAGCTGAAATAGATAACCTGGAGGTAGTAAGTGTAACCTTTGAAGGGCTTCCCAGTGGAGAATATGCCATTTCCATCTACCACGATGAAAACGGGAATGGCCAGCTAGATGCCAATTTCATGGGGATCCCAACGGAAGACTATGCCTTTTCGAATAATGCACCCAGTCGCTTTGGTCCTGCCTCTTACAGCGATGCCAGAATAGAAGTTTCTACTAACAATAACACTCACACCATTAACTTAAACTAA
- a CDS encoding sensor histidine kinase → MRITRKTLIRELKEIFIIALVGALFNFLTSSFTVLNVAVSVTIWVSLSKGNGYIVDYLNTKISWVEKPITRITVGMVCMMAYTIFTFGAVIVLFKWWNSNSELLDLIRNIRFQDFIIAILITLIISMFFHGRAFYINWKEALFKVEKLKNESLKSQYESLRNQVNPHFLFNSLNVLSELVYEDQGKAVEFIRKMSDVYRYVLEHKDQEMVPLDVELAFLTSYGFLQKIRFGDNFDLSIEKNGEGMVPPLALQMLVENAIKHNVVSSAKPLRVEIIISDDTVMVRNNVQEKLTKDSTGIGLSNLKARYQYLSDQEVVISNDQKTFEVTLPLLKMKR, encoded by the coding sequence ATGAGAATAACCCGAAAAACACTCATCCGCGAATTAAAGGAGATCTTCATCATCGCGCTGGTGGGCGCGCTCTTTAATTTTCTCACATCAAGTTTCACGGTATTGAATGTGGCCGTTTCTGTCACCATCTGGGTTTCCCTGAGTAAAGGCAACGGATATATTGTTGATTATCTGAACACAAAAATCTCCTGGGTAGAAAAGCCAATCACCAGGATCACGGTGGGGATGGTGTGCATGATGGCCTACACCATTTTCACTTTTGGGGCAGTGATTGTGTTATTCAAGTGGTGGAATAGCAATTCAGAGCTCCTCGATTTGATCAGAAATATCAGGTTTCAGGACTTTATCATCGCCATCCTTATCACTTTGATTATCAGCATGTTTTTTCACGGACGTGCATTTTACATCAACTGGAAAGAAGCATTGTTTAAGGTGGAAAAATTAAAAAATGAGAGTTTGAAGTCTCAGTATGAGTCTTTGCGCAATCAGGTGAACCCACATTTTCTTTTTAACTCACTCAATGTACTTAGTGAACTTGTGTATGAGGATCAGGGAAAGGCGGTTGAGTTTATTCGCAAGATGTCAGATGTCTATCGGTATGTATTGGAGCATAAGGACCAGGAGATGGTGCCTTTGGATGTGGAACTCGCCTTCCTGACTAGCTATGGCTTCCTTCAGAAGATCAGATTTGGGGATAATTTTGATCTAAGCATTGAGAAAAATGGAGAGGGGATGGTGCCACCGCTGGCTTTGCAGATGCTTGTGGAGAATGCGATCAAACACAATGTGGTTTCGTCAGCGAAGCCTTTACGTGTAGAAATTATTATATCGGATGATACAGTGATGGTCAGAAACAATGTGCAGGAAAAGCTGACTAAGGATTCCACGGGGATCGGTCTGAGCAATCTGAAAGCGCGCTACCAATACTTATCTGACCAGGAGGTGGTGATTAGCAATGATCAAAAGACCTTTGAAGTGACCCTCCCTTTATTGAAAATGAAAAGGTGA
- a CDS encoding LytTR family DNA-binding domain-containing protein — protein sequence MKYIILEDEKLAAERLKKLVLASRPDYQCVLTMDSVESAVISLPALRVDLVFMDIQLADGNSFDIFDQIKLDVPIIFTTAYDEYALKAFKANSVDYLLKPIDPEELEKAIQKFERHANKGNEQVDGLLKSLQPKGKERFVVKVGEHLKTVETVDVQLIYSQDKATYLFTKEGRKFLVDYTLDKVEDLLGADQFFRISRKFIVNLSCIKDIIAFTNSRLEIVIAGFEEEQVIVARERVSEFKAWLDR from the coding sequence ATGAAATACATCATTTTAGAAGACGAAAAACTCGCAGCGGAGCGACTGAAAAAATTAGTGCTGGCCTCCAGGCCTGATTATCAGTGTGTGCTGACCATGGACTCGGTTGAGTCAGCAGTGATATCATTGCCAGCGCTCAGGGTAGATCTGGTCTTCATGGATATCCAGCTTGCTGATGGCAATTCATTCGACATCTTCGATCAGATCAAACTGGATGTGCCCATTATCTTCACAACGGCCTATGATGAGTATGCGCTGAAGGCTTTCAAAGCAAACAGCGTGGATTACTTGCTCAAGCCCATCGATCCGGAGGAGTTAGAGAAGGCCATACAAAAATTCGAAAGGCATGCCAACAAAGGAAATGAACAAGTTGATGGCCTTTTGAAATCGTTGCAACCGAAAGGCAAGGAGCGGTTTGTGGTAAAAGTGGGAGAACACTTAAAGACAGTGGAGACCGTGGATGTTCAATTGATCTATAGTCAGGATAAGGCTACCTATCTGTTTACCAAAGAAGGACGCAAATTTTTGGTGGACTATACGCTGGATAAGGTGGAAGATCTTTTAGGCGCAGACCAGTTCTTTCGGATCAGCCGAAAATTTATTGTTAACCTGAGCTGTATCAAAGACATCATTGCTTTCACCAACTCACGTTTGGAGATTGTGATTGCGGGATTTGAAGAAGAGCAGGTGATTGTGGCCAGAGAGCGTGTGTCTGAGTTTAAGGCATGGCTGGATCGATAA